GggttaataattttgcaaattgtaCGTAAACGAGGAAAATTGAATCCGTCGAGTTGTTGAACGCTCTAACAGGAACAATTAGCCGACCATAAAGCGCGAAAATTGATTCCGTGCTTTGGCTTAGAAGCCGCCAAGTAATTCCGCATTCTTCGTTCCGATTCGAGCTGAACAAGAGTCGATTGTGTATACATTTCCACGAAGTCGATTGTCGTTAGCAGATGGTTGCGTAAGTTGAGGCAAATTCAGCAGCTGGAACAAGAGAATGAAATAAACATTCTGTTTTCTCTACTCAAAGTGTCACTGTAATTAATATACAATGAATCATTTTTCAGCGTAAATCTTTGTGTTTTGTATAACTTGTCGTCTCGTTCATTGAGAATTGTTCCGGTGTCTAATTCGTAGACACCACATCCGGCGCGTTTCTGCTTCAGAAGACATCGCGACTGATTTATCATCCGCTCGCGTGATATAATTGCGTGCGAAGTCTTGGAAGTATGAAGCTCCGTTAATGATTCAATCTTCAACACTTTCGATTCGATTAGTCTTTCTCTACCTAGCAATCCCAAGTTTCGTgctcgttaattaatatttatttagatgTCTAAGTTTCTTCTTGAGATCAGTGggcattttctatttcttttactttttctcaGAATCTACTGCAACtatcaaattcaaatttttagagCATCTAGTATGATATTAGATGTGCATTTTACCCAAAGGGAATgttgaaatattgaatattgaattcTAGGTTGAAATATTACCTTCAATTTAGAAAATGCTGTCAATTTGGCTGTAGggcaaatttcaaaaaaaattctGGCCATAAATACGTATTACCCTTAGTAGTAAAAGCACATCAAATTTCAACTCGATCGATCGAATGGTTACTGAGAAAAAATAACACGAGTGCTGGAAAACGTGATTTTTCTAAAATCTTGCCTCTATCAATTCACACATGAGACACAATTTTGTCAGCATTTTTCTCCCACTCATAGTAcctgaaaaattatattaattatatttttaaaaaaaatcgaCTCTTTTCCATTCCTCTTAAATCTTCGATCTCTCCATTCTATAATGGAAAGATTCTAGAACCCTTTAATAAGTGCCTGGGTTAGATTACCAAAGCCACTTGGTTCGTTTAATAAAACGGATGATAGTCTCGATTCAACTCTCGTTTGTCAAACAATCAAGGTGGATATTAAAACGTATGGCGAGGCTCTCCCCATTTTCCTCAGGGAAGGTTAACATGCTCGCCACTACACGTCGAGTCTATACTGCACTCGGAGTGCATCACTTTGCATTGCAGATGTCATTCGAGCAAGCGTAACGGACGCAAGAATGCTTTGCATTTATGGGTGTGTACCGGACAGGGTAATGTAACCCTCCGCATCTCGCGATCATTTCAAACCTGTATATTTGTCATCTGTAATGAATCCTATGACCTATTTTCTCtcatataaaaaaatactttcACAGTACTTATTAATTACAGTAGGTCAAAGTCATGATCGGTGCAAAAAAACTCGGGATTTATAATGCAACTGAATTTCTTATTAAGATCTATTCAGGAATAGGCCACTTTCACCGAAGGTATTTTAACAAAAACTTCTGGCGAACAAAATCCAATATCCGTCTCTCGATTCAAATGGATCTCTTTTCAATAAGACTCGAAATAAATGATCATTGAAAAAGACTACCCACACGCTTGTACACAAGCCAGAGATCCTTCATCGGCATCCTCGAGAATTCTGTAGTCCTTTTTTACCGACAAATCCGTCGAACAAGAGATCCGATGGAATGCAGTACAGAAAGTCCGAAGACGATTAGTATCGCGTGTGACTCATGGAACACGGCGTTTCTTTATCAATTATCGACGATGCAAGAATTTCTATACCGTCCGATTAAAAACGTAAGAAAGCGCACGAATGGACGTAGACTCTTCAGTTTTTTCCTGACGAGTGTCTAGGCCAGGCCTGCCATAATAGCAATTAACGTCTTGCGTTAGAAACAAAGTCAATTTTCCTTTGATAAATTCAATCTTACGAACATTAATGCGTCCACTGTCCCGAAGGCATGCATCGAACAGAGTGTCGGACAAGAAGTTCGCTTCCAAGAATCATCTCTCAGCCGTTTACCAGCGACAGAACCGAAAAACTTATGCTAATGCCTTACGATCGCGTTCCAAAAGCCTTCTTGTCAAGCTCCAGTCGACTTTATCAAGAAGTGGACGCTTCTGAAGAAACGTATGTGCTATCCAGCTCGCGTTGTTTTCTATCGTCCATCTGTTTCGTGTATCGAGGTCTGCGCAATTTCTTCTCCGGATGCAGAGCAGAGCGTAATGTCTTTCTTTCGCGATCGCGCGAAATTACCTTACTGTACTTCGAACATGATCGATTGGCTATTTTTCCTCGGCCATTCGTACGGCACGTTCATTtctaatatcaattttattcttcGAGCATAACGGTACCGATCGGTCCACCTATATATTTTATACGACGAACCGTTCGCATCGACCTAATAAGTAACAATAACGATAGTCAATCGAGGGACAGGTACGCGAATAGATAATTTCCTAGTCACGTGTGAAAGTACCTTAGGAATCCGGTGCCCGAGCCAGTCCCCTGACCTTTGCTTTGCCTCTTGACTGCCTCGTCGGAGGAGCCGCGAGAACCGTACAACTCGGGATGTCGATGCTTCCTGGGGATCGTAAATGTTCGGTGAACTTGAACGTCAGCGTACTTCGAATACCGTTCAATTTCAGAAGCGAAAAATCTCTTTGTGAAGCTGAGAAGCCGACAGGTTATAATAGAACCCTGCGTTCATTCGCAAACTTTGGGAATAATTTGCGTAGACTtaggaaattttattgaaatatttgatcAATCAAAATGAAATGTTGCAATAGATCGAAGCGTTTCGTAAGGATACTCGTCGAAGAGATTCATCGATCGTCGATCGCTTAAACTGTACGCAAGCGGAGTTGGTACACCGTCGGCATCTCGAACGATCGCTCGACGCCGCGATTTAATGCCGAGGCTCGTCTTCAATAAGGTCAAGACCTGGTTACATACCCTCGATCGTCTTCGTTCCCAATCGGTTTTCACGGAAAGTCGAAATACTTGCGACGAGAGGAACGCGCGAACTCGATTCTGTGACCTTTTGGTTGTCTCCCACGTgccttaaaaaaaagaaacatgatTGTAAAATTCACTCACGTCTCGACgctgcttcttttcttttatacacGACGCGACGTTGAAAACAATATAcagttttcattgaaatttcggTCAGACTCGGATCGTTGTTTTGAATCCCTCTGCGCGAGTGAAATATCCTTTTAAGAAACTTTGGAAAATTATTTGTTTACGCAGGATGACGAGCCACCGGAAATCACGTATTGCGTTGTGGAGCAGACGGGCACGCTCACGCTTCAAGCGATGACGCCCACCTTGCCGATGCCCGCCGAGGAGGAGTTGAACAAGATGTTCCTTGAATTGGTGGACGAGCTGGACCTGACCCAGACCAACCGGCAGGCGGTCCTGGCACTTCCGGCGAACAAAAAGTGGCAGATATACTGTTCGAGGAAAGGCAACGGCACGTTGGAGAACGGTGGTCTCAGGACCACCGATCTCAGCGGCGACCCTGAGGATTATATCAACAGATTGAAGACCATAGCGAGTGTAAGtgattcttaattaaaaaaattcattttttcgaaaaaaggatCGATCTGAAGCTTGAATCTCTATTTAGAGCCCCTTTTCCGAGGAGGGTGAAGAACTGACGAACCAAATGCGCCAAGTAGAAGCCCTGAAGACAGCTCTCAGAACACAGCCACATAGTTTCGTCCTCAGGTTCATCGAACTCGATGGTTTGAACGCTTTGTTACAAGTGCTGGGCACCATGGAACCGGAAGCTGCCAACAGCAACCTGCACACGAGCGTGATAGGGTGCCTGAAGGCGTTGATGAACAATTCTGTAAGTTTTGTAGAAATAAATCAGGGCTTCTTAAAATGTGGGTCAGGTAACCAAATTTGGGAGACGCAGGAATTTTAGGAAaactaaaaaatttatattcagGGTTGCAGAAATATTTTCTCGGGGTCGTTAAGTGGGAAAGTTTGAGAAGCCCTGAAATAAATCAAATCTGTTTTACGAAGAGGGTTTCAATATTTTGATTGTTGTTCCAGAATGGAAGAGCACACGTACTGGCGCACCCGACAGCCATCAACACGATCTCGCAGTCGCTGGCGACCGAGAATATCAAAACGAAAATCTCCGTTCTGGAAATCTTGGGCGCCGTTTGCCTGGTTCCGGGTGGCCATCGCAAGGTCCTTGAAGCCATGCTACATTTCCAGCAGTACCATTTCGAACGAACGCGTTTCCAAAGCATCATCAACGACCTGGACAAGAACTTCGGCATCTATAAAGACAATCTGTCTTTAAAGACAGCGATCATGTCGTTCATCAACGCAGTGCTCAACTACGGACCTGGCCAGGTGACTCTGGAGTTCAGACTGCACCTGAGATACGAACTCCTGATGCTCGGTATTCAACCCATCATCGAGAAGCTGAGGAAATATGAAAATGAGACACTGGACAGACACTTGGACTTCTTCGAGATGGTCAGGAACGAAGATGAGAAGGAACTTGCTAGGAAGTTTGAAAAGGAACACGTAGACACGAAGAGTGCTACTGCTATGTTTGATCTAGTTAGAAGGAAACTCAGCCACACGGCTGCCTATCCTCATCTGTTGAGTCTTCTGCAACATTGTCTATTGCTGCCTCGTAAGTTAccaaattttcaaatgcaaATGTCCAACTTCGAAAAGAAAGCCTtcagatttattttaattatttcaatcatTTCTCTTTCCAGTCGACTACGGTTCCTATCCACAGCATTGGTTACTCttcgatcgtatcgtgcagcaGATCGTCCTCCAATCGGAAGGAAACGAGACCGGTGTTACGAGGAACCCCGACGTGGCACCAATCGAGATAAACGTGAAGGAAATTGTCCACCTGCTCGCTAAGGAAGAGGAACTCGTCGCGGCCAGGAAGAAGGCCGAAGAGTTGGAGCGAGAAAACTCGGACATGTCGACCAGATTGGCCAAGAAGGAACAAGAGTTGGATCTGAGGACGCAGGAGAAAGTAATTTATCTCGTTGTCTTACCAAATTGAGATCGCCTTTTCCGATCTCTCGTCTTACGTTATATTGTCTCGCTGCTTTTTTAGGAAGACATGGAGGCCAGTTTGGCGAGAGTGAAAGAGCGTCTCGAAAAGGAGACGTCGATGCATATAGAGACGAAGCAGAGGATCTCGGAGCTGCAAGACAATTTGGAGACGCTATCCCGGCAGATAAACAATGAAAAGTCTGAGAGAAAACGACTGGAACAGTTGGTAGCCTCGGGAAGTTTGCCGGATGATGCTAAAGCGACGATCAAAATCGTGGAGGATGAGGTTCTTGAGAAAGTGGAGTCGAAACCGATGCCTCCACCTCCTCCGCCTCCGCCTTTGGCACCTCCTCCACCACCTTGCCTAATGCCAGCAGCACCTCCTCCTATGAAGGTACTAATTTAATCTCCTCGAATCTCTTCCAGAAGATATAGCTGGATAAGGTGGACAAAAGTAGCCCTAAACCAAATCTGATTTTACGTTATCAAGAAAAAACAATCTGTGCCAATTTGCAGCCCTgtattttcaaaagttaaaacatttgttaatttttaataatcattatTAAAAGTGTCAATATTGCTTACGGTTTAAAACTTTAGTACCCTTTAAACTGACAAATATTAAACCTCACACAGGTGGAGATAATAAAGAACGTCCCTCAACCAAGCAACCCCCTGAAATCGTTCAATTGGTCCAAGATCCCGGAACAGAAGCTGCAGGGAACCATATGGTCGGAATTAGACGACACGAAATTGTATAACGTCATGGACTTAGAGTCCATCGATAAGATTTTCTGCGCTTATCAGAAGAACGGTGTCTCTGCAGAGGGTTCGATCGAGGATCTGAGAACTCTTGGAAAAAACAAGAAAACCATGTCGGTGATCGATTCAAGGCGAGCACAAAATTGCACGATATTACTATCGAAACTGAAGATGACCGATAACGAGATCACCAGAACGATCCTCTCTATGGATCAGCAAAATATTTTGCACATAGACATGGTGGAGCAGTTGCTCAAGTATATTCCGTCATCCGAAGAGGCTGCTCTGTTGGACATGCATCAGAAAGAACTGCAAAGCAGGGCTGACTGTTTCTTATACCAAATATCcaagtaattaattattcatcaaAAAATAGATCCGAATGTATTTCTCTGTTTTACATTATTCATTCCTGTTCGATCCACGTTTCAGAGTACCCCACTACGAGCAAAGACTGCGATCACTTCACTACAAAAAGAAATTCGCAGCCAGCATCGCGGAATTGACGCCGAGAATGCGCGCGGTTCTCGAGGCGAGTCGGCAGGTGGCCAGATCAAGGAGGCTCAGAAAGTTGTTGGAACTGGTGCTGGCTCTAGGGAATTACGTAAATCGCGGGAACGCTCGGGGTAATGCTTGCGGCTTCCGTTTGGCCTCGCTGAACCGTCTAGTCGACACCAAGTCCTCCTGCTCTAAAGGGACCACCTTGTTGCACTACTTGGTTCAGATCCTGGAGTCGAGGTTCAGAGAGGTGTTGGATATCGAGGAGGACATGCCTCACGTTCGAACCGCGGCTAGAGTCAGCATGGCTGATCTGCAAAAAGAGGTGGCTAATCTGAAGAACGGTCTCCAAGATGTTCAAAGGGAAATAGGTGAGTTCCTTGAAATGTCTTTTTTTTAGGATATCTTCCATCGACACTTTCGATTCGATCCTAATATAGAATTCGGTTCGAACCTGATCGGAAAAGAATTTCAGATAAACAAACTGGTTTCACCATTTTTGGTATCCTTTCAGAATTCCACCGTGGTCAGTCTCAAGTGCTTCAAGGAGACATGTTCTTGCCAGCGATGAGAGACTTCCAGGCGCAGGCCACTTGTAGATTAGCGGAAGCGGAGGACCTGTTCCAGGATATGAAGACCAGGGTAAGTTTTAAAATTAGAGGCTTAGGAATTCCATACTAATTTCGGTTTTGCAGTTCGATCGAGCGGTGAGACTGTTTGGAGAGGATTCCGCGGGGGTGCAACCGGACGAGTTCTTTGGCATCTTCGAGAACTTTTTGCAGGCATTAGCGGAGGCCAGACAGGACGTGGAGAACATGAGGAAGAAGATCGAAGAAGAGGAACGTCGAGcgaaacaagaacaagaagtaaaaattgaaattcttccaaaatttctaatgatatgatttttaatgaattataaaaaatttgaatgatttcTGTTGCAGCTTCGAAAGAGAACAATGGAGCGAAAGAATTCACGCGAAGGGATATTGAATAGCATTTCTTTGAGCAAGAAGAACGAGGTGAACAGTAACGGGCAAACGGACAACAAGGGCGAATTCGATGACTTGATATCAGCCCTTCGCACTGGGGATGTTTTCGGGGAAGACATCGCGAAATTCAAGAGATCGAAGCGTAGACCCGTGACTCCGAGCGGGCAAGAATCGCGCAGACACAGCGCGCACAGAGAAGACTCGAGGGAACGGCATTGAGATAATTAAATCTGCGATTGATCGCTTTGAAATTATCTTGAAATGATCAGGAAATGAATAGTTTCTGGTTTGACAGCCGTCGATTCGATGGATCTGCGATTTAAACGATATGTgataggaaagaagaaaagaaaatgttcGAGTAGAGAGACAGTGAAGAATACGTAAAACCAGTAGGGAACATGtaaatagatttttttttaaatgaagaatATAGGTTTCTCGCGAATTTCTTCATCGATTATgtaga
This Osmia lignaria lignaria isolate PbOS001 chromosome 9, iyOsmLign1, whole genome shotgun sequence DNA region includes the following protein-coding sequences:
- the DAAM gene encoding disheveled-associated activator of morphogenesis-like protein isoform X3 produces the protein MPSRVKKSFCGCLQDDEPPEITYCVVEQTGTLTLQAMTPTLPMPAEEELNKMFLELVDELDLTQTNRQAVLALPANKKWQIYCSRKGNGTLENGGLRTTDLSGDPEDYINRLKTIASSPFSEEGEELTNQMRQVEALKTALRTQPHSFVLRFIELDGLNALLQVLGTMEPEAANSNLHTSVIGCLKALMNNSNGRAHVLAHPTAINTISQSLATENIKTKISVLEILGAVCLVPGGHRKVLEAMLHFQQYHFERTRFQSIINDLDKNFGIYKDNLSLKTAIMSFINAVLNYGPGQVTLEFRLHLRYELLMLGIQPIIEKLRKYENETLDRHLDFFEMVRNEDEKELARKFEKEHVDTKSATAMFDLVRRKLSHTAAYPHLLSLLQHCLLLPLDYGSYPQHWLLFDRIVQQIVLQSEGNETGVTRNPDVAPIEINVKEIVHLLAKEEELVAARKKAEELERENSDMSTRLAKKEQELDLRTQEKEDMEASLARVKERLEKETSMHIETKQRISELQDNLETLSRQINNEKSERKRLEQLVASGSLPDDAKATIKIVEDEVLEKVESKPMPPPPPPPPLAPPPPPCLMPAAPPPMKVEIIKNVPQPSNPLKSFNWSKIPEQKLQGTIWSELDDTKLYNVMDLESIDKIFCAYQKNGVSAEGSIEDLRTLGKNKKTMSVIDSRRAQNCTILLSKLKMTDNEITRTILSMDQQNILHIDMVEQLLKYIPSSEEAALLDMHQKELQSRADCFLYQISKVPHYEQRLRSLHYKKKFAASIAELTPRMRAVLEASRQVARSRRLRKLLELVLALGNYVNRGNARGNACGFRLASLNRLVDTKSSCSKGTTLLHYLVQILESRFREVLDIEEDMPHVRTAARVSMADLQKEVANLKNGLQDVQREIEFHRGQSQVLQGDMFLPAMRDFQAQATCRLAEAEDLFQDMKTRFDRAVRLFGEDSAGVQPDEFFGIFENFLQALAEARQDVENMRKKIEEEERRAKQEQELRKRTMERKNSREGILNSISLSKKNEVNSNGQTDNKGEFDDLISALRTGDVFGEDIAKFKRSKRRPVTPSGQESRRHSAHREDSRERH
- the DAAM gene encoding disheveled-associated activator of morphogenesis-like protein isoform X2, with the translated sequence MDTVLEKMGKLNLRIPSCPVKSPQPLKEFVGRCQTMPSRVKKSFCGCLQDDEPPEITYCVVEQTGTLTLQAMTPTLPMPAEEELNKMFLELVDELDLTQTNRQAVLALPANKKWQIYCSRKGNGTLENGGLRTTDLSGDPEDYINRLKTIASSPFSEEGEELTNQMRQVEALKTALRTQPHSFVLRFIELDGLNALLQVLGTMEPEAANSNLHTSVIGCLKALMNNSNGRAHVLAHPTAINTISQSLATENIKTKISVLEILGAVCLVPGGHRKVLEAMLHFQQYHFERTRFQSIINDLDKNFGIYKDNLSLKTAIMSFINAVLNYGPGQVTLEFRLHLRYELLMLGIQPIIEKLRKYENETLDRHLDFFEMVRNEDEKELARKFEKEHVDTKSATAMFDLVRRKLSHTAAYPHLLSLLQHCLLLPLDYGSYPQHWLLFDRIVQQIVLQSEGNETGVTRNPDVAPIEINVKEIVHLLAKEEELVAARKKAEELERENSDMSTRLAKKEQELDLRTQEKEDMEASLARVKERLEKETSMHIETKQRISELQDNLETLSRQINNEKSERKRLEQLVASGSLPDDAKATIKIVEDEVLEKVESKPMPPPPPPPPLAPPPPPCLMPAAPPPMKVEIIKNVPQPSNPLKSFNWSKIPEQKLQGTIWSELDDTKLYNVMDLESIDKIFCAYQKNGVSAEGSIEDLRTLGKNKKTMSVIDSRRAQNCTILLSKLKMTDNEITRTILSMDQQNILHIDMVEQLLKYIPSSEEAALLDMHQKELQSRADCFLYQISKVPHYEQRLRSLHYKKKFAASIAELTPRMRAVLEASRQVARSRRLRKLLELVLALGNYVNRGNARGNACGFRLASLNRLVDTKSSCSKGTTLLHYLVQILESRFREVLDIEEDMPHVRTAARVSMADLQKEVANLKNGLQDVQREIEFHRGQSQVLQGDMFLPAMRDFQAQATCRLAEAEDLFQDMKTRFDRAVRLFGEDSAGVQPDEFFGIFENFLQALAEARQDVENMRKKIEEEERRAKQEQELRKRTMERKNSREGILNSISLSKKNEVNSNGQTDNKGEFDDLISALRTGDVFGEDIAKFKRSKRRPVTPSGQESRRHSAHREDSRERH
- the DAAM gene encoding disheveled-associated activator of morphogenesis-like protein isoform X1 is translated as MSPNGQHENIESHPEAVQDDRSSWFFGRIPSCPVKSPQPLKEFVGRCQTMPSRVKKSFCGCLQDDEPPEITYCVVEQTGTLTLQAMTPTLPMPAEEELNKMFLELVDELDLTQTNRQAVLALPANKKWQIYCSRKGNGTLENGGLRTTDLSGDPEDYINRLKTIASSPFSEEGEELTNQMRQVEALKTALRTQPHSFVLRFIELDGLNALLQVLGTMEPEAANSNLHTSVIGCLKALMNNSNGRAHVLAHPTAINTISQSLATENIKTKISVLEILGAVCLVPGGHRKVLEAMLHFQQYHFERTRFQSIINDLDKNFGIYKDNLSLKTAIMSFINAVLNYGPGQVTLEFRLHLRYELLMLGIQPIIEKLRKYENETLDRHLDFFEMVRNEDEKELARKFEKEHVDTKSATAMFDLVRRKLSHTAAYPHLLSLLQHCLLLPLDYGSYPQHWLLFDRIVQQIVLQSEGNETGVTRNPDVAPIEINVKEIVHLLAKEEELVAARKKAEELERENSDMSTRLAKKEQELDLRTQEKEDMEASLARVKERLEKETSMHIETKQRISELQDNLETLSRQINNEKSERKRLEQLVASGSLPDDAKATIKIVEDEVLEKVESKPMPPPPPPPPLAPPPPPCLMPAAPPPMKVEIIKNVPQPSNPLKSFNWSKIPEQKLQGTIWSELDDTKLYNVMDLESIDKIFCAYQKNGVSAEGSIEDLRTLGKNKKTMSVIDSRRAQNCTILLSKLKMTDNEITRTILSMDQQNILHIDMVEQLLKYIPSSEEAALLDMHQKELQSRADCFLYQISKVPHYEQRLRSLHYKKKFAASIAELTPRMRAVLEASRQVARSRRLRKLLELVLALGNYVNRGNARGNACGFRLASLNRLVDTKSSCSKGTTLLHYLVQILESRFREVLDIEEDMPHVRTAARVSMADLQKEVANLKNGLQDVQREIEFHRGQSQVLQGDMFLPAMRDFQAQATCRLAEAEDLFQDMKTRFDRAVRLFGEDSAGVQPDEFFGIFENFLQALAEARQDVENMRKKIEEEERRAKQEQELRKRTMERKNSREGILNSISLSKKNEVNSNGQTDNKGEFDDLISALRTGDVFGEDIAKFKRSKRRPVTPSGQESRRHSAHREDSRERH